One Cryptomeria japonica chromosome 9, Sugi_1.0, whole genome shotgun sequence genomic window carries:
- the LOC131858366 gene encoding uncharacterized protein LOC131858366, with protein sequence MGHCARQCPNKKNKDNKKKKVLATTEVDEFTLRFENDFSLISSLSSSPANKVWYIDSGASCYMTGVKECFRKLEEKKNDFYIDLRDKSKNHATGVGTVKFQRESGKPLFVEDVLYVPGMTKHLILVSTLEDKGYIITFEKGKVYIHPKDYKVAK encoded by the coding sequence ATGGGTCATTGTGCCAGACAATGTCCGAACAAGAAAAATAaggacaacaagaagaagaaagttCTTGCTACAACTGAGGTGGACGAGTTTACATTACGATTTGAGAATGATTTTTCACTTATTTCCTCTCTCTCAAGTTCACCTGCAAACAAGGTATGGTATATTGACAGTGGGGCTTCTTGCTACATGACTGGAGTCAAAGAATGTTTCAGGAAGttggaggagaagaagaatgaTTTCTATATTGATCTCAGAGACAAATCCAAAAACCACGCAACTGGTGTTGGCACTGTCAAGTTTCAGAGGGAGTCTGGCAAACCCTTGTTCGTGGAGGATGTGTTGTATGTCCCTGGCATGACAAAGCATTTAATCTTGGTTTCTACTTTGGAAGACAAGGGTTACATCATAACCTTTGAAAAGGGAAAAGTCTATATTCATCCCAAGGATTACAAggttgcaaaatga